In bacterium, a single window of DNA contains:
- a CDS encoding nucleotidyl transferase AbiEii/AbiGii toxin family protein has product MSERTPRNLPASVRQLLLNRARSDQRPFNELLQYYAMERFLYRLYQSPYADRFILKGGLLLWAWRSPEIRPTMDIDLLGITSNEESNIITQIQEIIALDVEPDGLDFDPDSVRAERIIENADYEGMRILLSGALGSAKVYLQIDIGFGDVVFPAPEKIDLPTMLDFPAPRLKCYSRESVIAEKFEIMVKVGELNSRMKDFYDIWLMSRYFDFGGTKLSEAIKLTFECRRTPLHKVSILFTEEFITQKQIQWTAFRKRLQQEHIPNTFADVIKTVNDFLSPLSVAISSGNPFPINWIAPGPWK; this is encoded by the coding sequence TTGAGTGAAAGGACTCCAAGGAATCTACCAGCATCTGTCCGGCAACTTCTTCTCAACCGTGCACGAAGCGATCAGCGGCCATTCAACGAATTGCTCCAATACTACGCTATGGAGCGGTTTCTTTACCGGCTTTACCAATCACCATACGCCGACAGGTTCATCCTTAAAGGTGGTCTCCTTTTATGGGCATGGCGTTCCCCCGAAATCCGCCCTACTATGGACATTGACCTGCTCGGGATAACAAGCAACGAAGAATCCAATATCATCACCCAAATACAGGAAATTATCGCTCTCGATGTGGAACCTGATGGACTGGATTTTGACCCGGATTCAGTTCGTGCCGAGAGAATTATTGAAAATGCTGATTATGAGGGTATGAGAATTCTGCTTAGCGGCGCGCTGGGATCGGCCAAGGTTTACCTTCAAATAGACATTGGTTTCGGCGATGTGGTTTTTCCTGCTCCCGAGAAGATTGATTTACCTACCATGCTGGATTTCCCCGCACCTCGTTTGAAATGTTACAGCCGAGAAAGCGTTATTGCGGAAAAATTTGAGATTATGGTTAAAGTCGGAGAATTAAATAGCCGGATGAAGGATTTCTACGACATCTGGTTAATGTCTCGATATTTCGATTTCGGGGGAACGAAGTTGTCAGAAGCGATCAAACTCACATTTGAATGTCGCAGAACGCCGCTTCACAAAGTATCAATCTTATTTACTGAGGAATTCATCACACAGAAACAGATTCAATGGACAGCATTTCGAAAACGCCTTCAACAAGAACACATCCCCAATACATTTGCAGATGTTATTAAAACGGTGAATGATTTTTTATCTCCTCTTTCTGTTGCGATTTCCTCGGGAAATCCTTTTCCAATAAATTGGATCGCCCCCGGCCCCTGGAAGTGA
- a CDS encoding type IV secretory system conjugative DNA transfer family protein — MNTLIDLGSPLIASEGLPFIESKDRFKHLFLLGSTGSGKTTFFLNLIKDEIDNALIVLDPNGDLAERVAGLVPAIHLVYIDKVHPLSLNPLTRMYLNKSEIANELIEVVNSAVLALTDDQQMPITVLMAKIIRNAIRVFDDDRMSLEYLGQFLEYEDERKKVPDQFWQSFDKKDSKGWYVNKEQIESAKRVSARLSLFYEDQNLRPFIEGENKFDVPEIVRKRQVVVFNLNGFDDEITAFIGCLVSNSIKSYYMHQAVKDGDPLYFYCDEYHLFVNKLFARFLAEARKYNISCNFAGHSLKQVDNKLASMILSSCHVKVALNCGAEDAELLAREIGINPQEIQKLKPYEAYIGIGKKPHKVLTFPGPGIQPHKTEPVLKPKDIDFLSTKWIGL, encoded by the coding sequence ATGAACACATTGATTGATCTGGGGTCGCCTTTAATAGCAAGCGAAGGCTTACCCTTCATTGAATCCAAAGACCGCTTCAAACACCTGTTTTTACTCGGTTCCACCGGAAGCGGGAAGACCACTTTTTTCCTCAATCTCATCAAGGACGAGATTGACAACGCCCTCATCGTGCTTGACCCGAACGGCGATCTGGCCGAGCGTGTAGCCGGATTGGTGCCTGCGATACATCTTGTCTATATCGACAAAGTCCACCCGTTATCGCTGAATCCTCTTACCCGGATGTACCTCAACAAGTCGGAAATCGCCAATGAACTCATCGAGGTAGTCAATTCCGCAGTCCTGGCCCTGACCGATGACCAACAGATGCCGATAACCGTGCTCATGGCCAAGATCATCCGGAATGCTATCCGTGTATTTGACGACGACCGGATGAGTCTCGAATACCTTGGGCAGTTTTTAGAGTACGAGGATGAGCGGAAAAAGGTGCCGGATCAGTTCTGGCAGAGTTTTGACAAAAAGGACAGCAAGGGCTGGTATGTCAACAAGGAGCAGATCGAAAGCGCCAAGCGGGTATCAGCCCGGCTGTCTCTTTTTTACGAAGACCAGAATCTACGACCGTTCATCGAGGGTGAGAATAAATTTGATGTTCCTGAAATCGTGAGAAAACGACAGGTGGTTGTGTTTAACCTCAATGGCTTCGATGATGAGATTACCGCTTTTATTGGTTGCCTGGTCAGTAATTCAATCAAGTCATACTATATGCATCAGGCTGTCAAGGATGGCGATCCGCTGTATTTCTACTGCGACGAGTACCACCTGTTTGTCAACAAGCTGTTTGCCAGATTTTTAGCTGAAGCCCGGAAATACAACATCAGTTGCAATTTCGCCGGACATTCTCTCAAGCAGGTGGATAATAAACTGGCGTCGATGATTCTTTCAAGTTGTCATGTCAAAGTGGCGCTCAATTGCGGAGCCGAGGATGCGGAATTGCTGGCGCGGGAAATAGGGATCAATCCCCAAGAAATCCAGAAGTTGAAACCTTATGAGGCGTATATCGGGATTGGGAAGAAACCGCACAAGGTGCTGACATTTCCGGGGCCGGGCATCCAACCTCATAAGACTGAACCCGTGTTAAAGCCTAAAGATATTGACTTTTTGAGTACCAAGTGGATAGGATTGTGA
- a CDS encoding type IV toxin-antitoxin system AbiEi family antitoxin domain-containing protein has protein sequence MKKSPEKVFREHGGQLRMSEAISLDITRYMLYSLRDKGIIEQVTRGVYRLAEMPAISNPDLVTVSLRYPNAVICLISALSYHGITTQIPHEVFIAVSRDSRMHILKQPPLRVYKFSQTAFQSGIEDYKIDGARIRIYSPEKTLADCFKYRNKIGMDVVLEALKLYKVRKKFNLTELLKYARICRMEQIMKPYLEVTI, from the coding sequence ATGAAAAAATCGCCTGAAAAAGTTTTTCGCGAGCATGGCGGGCAACTGAGGATGAGCGAGGCCATTTCGCTTGATATCACACGCTACATGCTTTATTCTCTGCGGGATAAGGGAATCATCGAACAGGTGACACGGGGTGTATACCGGCTGGCGGAAATGCCAGCAATCAGCAATCCCGATCTGGTGACGGTGAGTCTTCGTTATCCAAATGCCGTTATTTGTCTTATCTCGGCGCTGTCGTACCACGGAATCACAACGCAGATTCCACATGAGGTATTCATTGCCGTTTCTCGGGATTCTCGGATGCATATACTTAAACAGCCGCCGCTTCGTGTTTATAAGTTCTCACAAACTGCGTTCCAATCTGGTATTGAAGATTATAAGATTGACGGAGCAAGGATTCGGATTTATAGCCCCGAAAAAACACTGGCTGATTGTTTTAAATACCGCAACAAAATTGGGATGGATGTTGTGCTGGAAGCCCTGAAACTCTATAAGGTCCGGAAAAAATTCAATCTTACCGAACTACTCAAGTATGCCAGGATTTGCCGCATGGAACAGATTATGAAGCCTTACCTGGAGGTGACAATTTGA